The following proteins are co-located in the Gossypium hirsutum isolate 1008001.06 chromosome A02, Gossypium_hirsutum_v2.1, whole genome shotgun sequence genome:
- the LOC107927357 gene encoding probable purine permease 4, producing the protein MSNTTQTINEQDQKSVTNKRYLPLLLLNYGFLFIGSLSSSLLSKYYFNHKGSSRWVSTWVQSAGFPLLIIPIVVPYYLFKSTQRKPFTGFTPKILALSIFVGFMSGVNNLLFSWGNSYLPVSTSSLLLSSQLVFNLILSVIIVKQKITFMNLNCVILLTLSSVLLALESSNDQPHDVTKTKYFIGYLATIGAGLLFALYLPIMEMVYKKVYCYAMVMEMQVVMEVAATVLASIGMVFDGGFTEMKREGYQVFDKGEKVYWATVVSNVVSWQLCFMGTAGMVFLTCSLTGGICMTALLMMNVVGGVVVYKEEFGGVKVVSTVMCGWGFCSYVYGMYVKNKMMKDRADDDGGGGHDSDDKNVGSYNPIEMTQIVNSSSSSPLHHLGV; encoded by the coding sequence ATGAGCAACACCACCCAAACTATCAATGAGCAAGACCAAAAATCAGTGACAAACAAGCGTTACCTCCCTCTTTTATTGCTCAACTATGGCTTCCTCTTTATAGGTTCTTTATCTTCAAGCTTACTCTCAAAGTACTATTTCAACCATAAAGGTTCAAGCCGATGGGTTTCAACTTGGGTTCAATCAGCTGGTTTTCCTCTACTTATAATCCCCATTGTTGTCCCTTACTATCTCTTTAAATCCACTCAAAGAAAACCCTTTACTGGTTTCACCCCTAAAATCTTAGCCTTGTCTATTTTCGTTGGTTTCATGTCAGGCGTAAACAACCTTTTGTTTTCATGGGGTAACTCATATCTCCCTGTATCAACATCATCTCTCCTTTTATCATCACAATTAGTGTTCAATCTCATCTTATCTGTAATCATTGTGAAACAGAAGATCACTTTCATGAACTTAAACTGTGTTATCTTGTTAACACTATCTTCAGTTTTATTAGCTTTGGAATCTAGCAATGACCAACCCCATGATGTAACTAAAACCAAGTACTTCATAGGGTATTTAGCCACCATTGGTGCTGGTTTGCTTTTTGCTTTGTATCTTCCCATTATGGAGATGGTGTATAAGAAAGTTTACTGTTATGCTATGGTGATGGAAATGCAGGTGGTGATGGAGGTTGCAGCGACCGTGTTGGCGAGTATTGGGATGGTGTTTGACGGTGGGTTTACGGAGATGAAGAGAGAAGGGTATCAAGTGTTTGATAAAGGCGAGAAGGTGTATTGGGCCACGGTGGTTTCCAACGTGGTGAGTTGGCAACTTTGTTTCATGGGTACGGCGGGGATGGTGTTCTTGACGTGTTCATTGACGGGTGGGATTTGCATGACGGCGTTGTTGATGATGAATGTGGTGGGTGGGGTGGTGGTTTATAAGGAGGAGTTTGGTGGGGTTAAGGTTGTTTCCACCGTGATGTGTGGGTGGGGGTTTTGTTCTTATGTTTATGGGATGTATGTTAAGAATAAGATGATGAAGGATCGTGCTGATGATGATGGTGGTGGTGGTCATGATTCTGATGATAAGAATGTTGGTTCTTATAATCCAATTGAGATGACTCAAATTGtaaattcttcttcttcttcgccTCTTCATCACCTCGGGGTTTGA
- the LOC107927354 gene encoding dCTP pyrophosphatase 1, with protein MEQEGVTLEELKKKMADFAKERDWDQFHSPRNLLLALVGEVGELSEIFQWKGEVPRGLPGWEDGEKQHLGEELSDVLLYLVRLSDICGVDLGKAALRKMELNAIKYPVKLCKGSSKKHTQFNGDSGDNADKDQGH; from the exons ATGGAACAAGAAGGGGTTACTTTAGAAGAGCTGAAGAAGAAAATGGCTGACTTTGCAAAGGAAAGAGACTGGGATCAGTTTCACAGCCCTAGGAATCTCCTATTAGCCCtg GTGGGAGAAGTAGGGGAATTGTCTGAGATATTTCAATGGAAAGGCGAAGTACCAAGAGGGTTACCTGGTTGGGAAGATGGAGAGAAACAACATTTAGGGGAAGAGTTATCAGATGTATTGTTATACCTTGTTAGGTTATCTGATATATGTGGTGTTGATCTTGGTAAAGCTGCTTTGAGGAAGATGGAGTTGAATGCTATTAAATATCCAGTCAAGCTTTGTAAAGGTTCATCTAAAAAGCACACGCAATTCAATGGTGACAGTGGTGATAATGCTGATAAGGATCAGGGACATTAA
- the LOC107927371 gene encoding wall-associated receptor kinase-like 8 produces the protein MGVLRLLFYFTLLVWPSLQEEEGKCVEKCGNVTIPFPFGIKPECYTDPSFQVTCENGEKPYISRINMEILGSFTSRDVIVNNPVIYSNCPSKGDNGSGDVDLTDSPFFFSGNNLFGSIGCGHSATVFSNRTDPIGGCLQPRCGDVTEFQGCYATVSENLTSYTAKMSPFTNESNGRNACTSAFMLYVGNFGHFTFPRDINIDSTHVPATLEWKTFDPKLKVPLRKSGCTEKCGNIDMLYPFGIEDRCYMNDAFRVSCEETIDGLKPFISSINLELVAVKFSEGRVIINNSITYSNCNNHQDDRKKGVSVNLANTPFYFSDIFNGFGSVGCGNFATIYHNQTDDPIGGCLQPSCNSNANLSTNDICITSIPPRLDIFAASLTKKYRSYDGNRSCGSAFVFDMDSLDNDGLLTVPHTKRHVATSLQWGKPLPAPCKLKDGQKTFCNSEGHYCWSWLSRELLCVCSESEYSSAYSVDVCEEPGKCENSKRRYCNMLCLNAPGNYCSLTCPRGYEYSDEEYRCKLIQTNSSTLARRTQNLIIIIGCSTSIGTIFALLCIWRLFKALERRNDIKLKQKYFKRNGGLLLQQQLSSNEGNVEKIKLFSSKELEKATDYYNENRILGRGGQGIVYKGMLTDGSIVAIKRSKLVEKKVLEEMKLEQFINEVIILSQINHRNVVKLLGCCLETNVPLLVYEFIPNGTLSDLIHKPNEEFPLTWEMRLRISTEIANALFYLHSAASVPIYHRDIKSSNILLDDKYRAKVSDFGISRSVAIEQTHVTTRVHGTLEYLDPEYFRSNQYTEKSDVYSFGVVLVELLTGQKPISSSQSEEQRGSLVTFFLHSMKENSLFDILDPQVMNEGPREEVIAVSWLAKRCLNINRNKRPTMKQVAMELERIRTSDETNVLQEQSDDEEDYEINDDVTDPWGISSCSTMVIIDNI, from the exons ATGGGTGTTCTTCGGTTGTTGTTTTACTTCACCCTACTGGTATGGCCATCACTGCAAGAAGAAGAAGGCAAGTGTGTTGAAAAATGTGGGAATGTTACTATTCCTTTCCCATTTGGAATAAAACCCGAATGCTATACCGATCCCTCGTTCCAAGTAACCTGCGAAAATGGAGAAAAGCCTTACATCAGCCGTATCAATATGGAGATACTCGGTTCGTTTACGTCACGAGACGTGATCGTCAATAACCCGGTTATTTATTCCAATTGTCCGAGTAAAGGTGACAACGGAAGCGGCGATGTGGACTTAACAGACAGTCCGTTTTTCTTCTCAGGAAATAACTTGTTCGGTTCAATAGGTTGCGGTCATTCGGCCACCGTTTTTAGTAATAGAACTGACCCCATCGGTGGCTGCCTGCAACCGAGATGTGGCGACGTGACTGAATTTCAGGGCTGTTATGCCACAGTTTCTGAAAATTTAACTTCTTATACTGCAAAAATGAGCCCATTTACTAATGAAAGCAACGGCAGGAATGCCTGCACATCTGCTTTTATGTTATACGTCGGTAATTTCGGACATTTCACATTTCCTCGTGACATAAACATCGATTCGACGCATGTTCCTGCAACTCTGGAGTGGAAAACCTTCGATCCCAAATTGAAAG TTCCTCTTCGGAAATCTGGTTGTACAGAAAAATGTGGGAATATTGATATGTTATACCCATTTGGAATAGAAGACAGGTGTTACATGAATGATGCGTTCAGAGTAAGTTGTGAAGAAACCATTGATGGATTAAAGCCTTTCATTAGTAGCATCAATCTGGAATTGGTCGCTGTTAAATTTTCCGAAGGAAGAGTCATCATCAacaattcaataacttattctaACTGCAATAATCATCAAGACGACCGTAAAAAAGGAGTTAGTGTCAACCTAGCTAACACGCCTTTCTACTTCTCAGATATCTTCAACGGATTTGGGTCGGTAGGATGTGGCAATTTCGCTACAATATATCACAATCAAACCGATGATCCTATTGGTGGTTGCTTGCAACCCAGTTGCAACAGCAATGCTAATTTAAGTACCAATGATATATGCATCACGTCAATTCCACCACGTCTTGACATCTTTGCCGCAAGCTTGACAAAGAAGTATCGTAGTTACGATGGCAACCGATCATGCGGATCGGCTTTTGTGTTCGATATGGATTCGTTGGATAATGATGGATTATTAACCGTCCCACACACCAAAAGGCATGTCGCTACATCATTACAATGGGGCAAACCATTGCCTGCGCCTTGCAAGTTGAAAGACGGTCAAAAGACCTTTTGTAACTCGGAAGGACATTATTGTTGGTCATGGTTGAGCCGTGAACTTTTATGCGTTTGCAGCGAGAGTGAGTATTCCAGCGCATATTCAGTTGACGTTTGCGAAG AACCAGGCAAATGTGAGAATTCTAAGCGTAGGTATTGTAATATGCTTTGTTTGAATGCTCCTGGCAACTATTGTTCATTAACATGCCCCAGAGGATATGAATACTCAGATGAGGAATATAGGTGCAAGCTCATACAAACTAATTCATCAACATTGGCCCGAAGGACCCAGAATTTGATAATCATTATAG GTTGCAGCACTAGTATTGGGACTATATTTGCTTTGCTCTGTATATGGCGTTTGTTCAAAGCACTCGAAAGAAGAAACGATATCAAGTTGAAGCAGAAATACTTCAAGAGGAATGGAGGATTACTGTTGCAACAGCAATTGTCCAGCAACGAAGGTAATGTTGAGAAAATAAAGTTGTTTTCTTCCAAGGAGTTGGAAAAGGCAACAGATTACTACAATGAGAATCGAATTCTCGGTCGAGGCGGTCAAGGAATTGTTTATAAAGGAATGTTGACGGATGGAAGCATTGTGGCAATTAAAAGGTCCAAGTTGGTGGAAAAGAAGGTATTAGAAGAAATGAAGCTTGAACAATTCATCAATGAGGTGATAATTTTATCACAAATTAACCATAGAAACGTGGTTAAACTGTTAGGTTGTTGCTTAGAGACAAATGTTCCTTTGTTGGTGTACGAGTTCATCCCAAATGGAACACTATCTGATCTCATACACAAGCCAAACGAAGAGTTCCCATTGACATGGGAAATGCGATTACGAATCTCAACTGAAATCGCGAATGCTTTGTTTTACTTGCATTCAGCTGCTTCTGTCCCGATTTATCATCGAGACATCAAATCTAGCAACATACTTTTGGACGATAAATACAGAGCAAAAGTATCGGATTTCGGAATTTCAAGATCAGTTGCAATCGAGCAAACTCATGTGACCACTCGAGTTCATGGAACTTTGGAATACTTGGATCCCGAATATTTCCGATCAAATCAATACACAGAGAAGAGCGATGTATACAGTTTTGGAGTTGTTCTTGTTGAACTTTTAACAGGACAAAAACCCATCTCTTCGAGTCAATCGGAAGAACAAAGAGGAAGCTTAGTAACATTTTTCTTGCATTCAATGAAGGAGAATTCTTTATTTGATATACTTGATCCACAAGTAATGAATGAAGGTCCAAGAGAAGAGGTTATAGCAGTTTCATGGCTGGCAAAAAGATGCTTGAACATCAACAGAAACAAAAGACCGACAATGAAACAAGTTGCAATGGAACTGGAACGGATTCGAACATCAGATGAAACCAATGTTCTTCAAGAACAAAGTGACGATGAAGaagattatgaaataaatgaCGACGTGACAGATCCTTGGGGTATTTCTTCTTGTTCAACAATGGTAATTATAGACAATATATAA